Proteins co-encoded in one Accipiter gentilis chromosome 33, bAccGen1.1, whole genome shotgun sequence genomic window:
- the MARF1 gene encoding meiosis regulator and mRNA stability factor 1 isoform X2 translates to MMEGNRTENLCNRSFGWLQQEENDAKPWLWKLSNCFSAAEKSLPCSAKTDYMENKQAAVELKDASSPHNAGSKLFPAVPLPDVHPLQQQQIQLSPGPKVSCCAHGSDSSCTPQMHCGGGGGGNLIHPGTILDSKSTGTITCQVGSGFAYPSAPSLKSPPTRSNLAGIASEFPGMCVENSVSSCQHLPCCGKLHFQSCHGNVHKLHQFPALQSCTSSGYFPCSEFTTGATGHLDEHIAQSELTSRVCANPLHLNMAPSVCLKGSHYCNDCLSKPTRNSLVDAAKIWPNIPPPSAQTAPAPIPICNGCGTKGTGNEKSLLLASSLGKSPQKYGSPEVAITGQVLENLPPIGVFWDIENCSVPTGRSAIAVVQRIREKFFKGHREAEFICVCDISKENKEVIQELNNCQVTVAHINATAKNAADDKLRQSLRRFADTHTAPATVVLVSTDVNFALELSDLRHRHGFRIILVHKNQASEALLHHAHELICFEEFISDLPPRLPLKMPACHTLLYVYNLPTNRDSKSVSNRLRRLSDNCGGKVLSISGSSAILRFLNQESAERAWKRMENEDVFGNRIVVSFTPKNKELNETKSSSSVGTEKVKSPKKVNKNTKLCLLNKDSSDQSSGTKGSAGRGFQTHGSIIKPTNVKSLQELCHLESKTISRNTENEQEHLREQIPSTQSNSNAAIPVSPATKKIGVGESSCKSSQKKETSASRSITNSPVDKKDKDETVFQVSYPSAFSKLTASRQLSPLLMSQSCWSSRSMSPNISNRSSPLTFNVVNHTGGTDCPDPFANGTDIQISNIDYRLSRKELLQNLQEIFSRHGKVKSVELSPHTDYQLKATVRMENLQEAISAVNSLHRYKIGSKRIQVSLATGAASKSLSLLSSETMSILQDAPACCLPVFKFAEIYEKKFGHKLIVSDLYKLTDTVAIREQGSGRLVCLLPSSQARQSPLGSSQSHDGSSANCSPIIFEELEYHEPVCKQHCLNKDFIEHEFDPDSYRIPFVILSLKTFAPQVHSLLQTHEGTVPLLSFPDCYMSEFSDLEMVPEGQGGVPLEHLITCVPGVNIATAQNGIKVIKWIHNKPPPPTTDPWLLRSKSPVGNPQLIQFSREVIDLLKSQPSCVIPVSKFIPTYHHHFAKQCRVSDYGYSKLMELLEAVPHVLQILGMGSKRLLTLTHRAQVKRFTQDLLKLLKSQASKQVIVREFLQAYHWCFSKDWDVTEYGVCELADIISEIPDTTICLSQQDNEMVICIPKRERTQEEIERTKQFSKEVVDLLRHQPHFRMPFNKFIPSYHHHFGRQCKLAYYGFTKLLELFEAIPDVLLVLECGDEKILTLTEVEQVKAIAAQFVKLLRSQKDNCLMMTDLLTEYSKTFGYTLRLHDYDVSSVPALMQKLCHVVKVVDTESGKQIQLINRKSLRTLTAQLLVLLMSWDGTSFLSVEQLKQHYETTHSTSLNPCEYGFMTLTELLKSLPYLVEVFTNGATEEYVKLTNLYMFAKNVRSLLHTYHYQQIFLHEFSLAYSKYTGEVLQPKAYGCNNLEELLGAIPQVVWIKGHGHKRIVVLKNDMKTRFSSPSFPPADHVDDHGNQLADNNGHIMETPGSTSSMELSLGTPNNVSNQTEQELLCLTNTSPIDLLCEPVPSCLPSPQLRPDPVVLESADLIQFEERPAPLCEIMILTEEEKQRIVTTAQEKLTSGSVVSNTTENASVSPCQFSETQLSKEAMDSPAKKQHKNKVKLAANFSLAPATKL, encoded by the exons GATTACATGGAGAACAAGCAAGCTGCTGTAGAATTGAAGGATGCTTCATCTCCTCATAATGCTGGCTCTAAACTGTTTCCAGCAGTACCACTTCCTGATGTTCATCCTCTTCAGCAACAGCAAATACAGCTTTCACCTGGCCCGAAAGTAAGCTGCTGTGCTCATGGCTCTGACTCTTCTTGTACTCCACAAATGcattgtggtggtggtggtggtggtaatttGATTCACCCTGGCACAATATTAGACTCAAAAAGCACTGGGACAATTACATGTCAAGTAGGGTCAGGGTTTGCTTATCCGTCTGCACCTTCACTGAAGAGCCCTCCAACTAGAAGCAATTTGGCAGGCATTGCAAGTGAATTCCCTGGCATGTGCGTAGAAAACAGCGTTTCTTCCTGTCAACATCTGCCCTGTTGTGGAAAACTCCATTTTCAGTCCTGTCATGGTAATGTGCACAAACTGCATCAGTTTCCAGCCCTTCAGAGCTGCACATCTTCTGGCTATTTTCCTTGTTCTGAATTCACAACTGGGGCTACAGGTCACTTGGATGAGCATATTGCACAGTCGGAGCTAACGTCACGTGTGTGCGCCAACCCTTTGCACCTAAACATGGCACCTTCAGTTTGTTTAAAGGGCTCTCACTACTGCAATGACTGCTTGAGCAAG CCAACCAGAAACAGCCTAGTTGATGCTGCTAAAATCTGGCCAAATATTCCTCCTCCAAGTGCACAGACTGCACCTGCTCCTATCCCAATATGTAATGGCTGTGGAACCAAAGGAACAGGAAATGAGAAGAGTTTGCTACTGGCAAGCAGCCTTGGCAAATCACCGCAGAAATATG GGTCTCCGGAAGTTGCAATAACAGGACAAGTTCTGGAAAACTTGCCCCCCATTGGAGTCTTCTGGGATATTGAAAACTGTTCAGTTCCCACTGGCCGTTCAGCTATAGCAGTTGTACAGAGGATTCGTGAAAAGTTTTTTAAAGGTCACAGAGAAGCAGAATTCATCTGCGTGTGTGAcattagtaaagaaaataaagaagttattCAGGAGCTAAACAACTGCCAG GTGACTGTTGCACACATCAATGCTACAGCAAAGAATGCTGCTGATGACAAACTCAGACAGAGTCTTAGGAGATTTGCTGATACACACACTGCACCTGCCACTGTGGTTCTTGTGTCAA ctgatgTAAACTTTGCTTTGGAACTCAGTGACCTGAGACATCGACATGGTTTTCGGATAATTTTGGTACATAAAAACCAAGCCTCAGAAGCACTTTTACATCATGCTCATGAGcttatttgttttgaagaatttaTTTCAGACTTGCCACCAAGGTTACCACTGAAAATGCCG GCATGCCATACCCTATTATATGTTTATAACCTGCCAACAAACAGAGACAGCAAAAGTGTCAGTAATAGACTCAGGCGTTTGTCAGACAactgtggagggaaggtgctgaGCATTTCTGGAAGCAGTGCAATTCTCcgttttttaaatcaagaaagtGCTGAACGGGCTTGGAAGCGAatggaaaatgaagatgttttTGGTAACAGGATTGTAGTGTCTTTTACTCCCAAAAACAAAGAACTTAATGAAACAAAAAGCTCCAGCTCTGTGGGAACTGAAAAGGTGAAGTCTCCCAAAAAAGTTAACAAGAATACAAAGCTGTGCCTCCTCAACAAAGACTCAAGTGATCAGTCTTCTGGTACCAaaggctctgctgggagaggaTTCCAGACTCATGGATCTATCATCAAACCCACAAATGTTAAAAGTTTACAG GAGCTGTGCCACCTTGAATCAAAGACCATCAGTAGAAATACTGAAAACGAGCAAGAACATTTAAGAGAACAAATTCCTTCTACTCAGAGTAACTCTAATGCAGCAATTCCTGTGTCTCCTGCAACCAAAAAGATTGGAGTGGGAGAATCATCCTGTAAAAGTAGTCAgaa AAAAGAGACCTCTGCTTCCAGGAGCATTACCAATTCTCCTGTAGATAAAAAAGATAAAGATGAAACTGTATTTCAGGTCAGCTATCCCTCTGCTTTCAGTAAGTTGACGGCCTCCAGACAACTCAGTCCTTTGCTCATGTCTCAGAGTTGCTGGTCATCTCG GAGTATGTCTCCAAACATCTCAAATAGATCATCTCCACTCACGTTTAATGTAGTAAACCATACCGGTGGTACAGACTGCCCTGATCCTTTTGCAAATGGTACAGACATTCAGATCAGCAATATAGATTACAGATTGTCCAGAAAAGAGTTGCTGCAAAATTTACAAGAAATTTTCTCAAGACATGGCAAG GTAAAAAGTGTAGAGCTTAGTCCTCATACAGACTACCAGTTGAAAGCTACAGTTCGGATGGAAAATCTGCAAGAAGCCATCAGTGCTGTCAACAGTCTTCACAGATATAAAATTGGCAGTAAAAGGATCCAGGTCTCATTAGCAACAGGAGCTGCTAGTAAATCACTCTCTCTACTTAG CTCAGAAACAATGTCCATTCTGCAGGATGCACCTGCTTGTTGTCTGCCTGTGTTCAAATTTGCAGAAATCTATGAAAAAAA atttggGCATAAGTTAATTGTATCAGACTTATATAAACTAACGGATACTGTGGCAATCCGTGAACAAGGAAGTGGGCGGCTGGTGTGCCTTTTACCCAGCAGCCAAGCCCGCCAGAGTCCACTGGGATCCTCACAGTCACATGATGGTTCATCAGCAAACTGTAGTCCTATAATATTTGAAGAGTTGGAATATCACGAGCCTGTTTGTAAGCAGCATTGCCTGAATAAAGACTTTAT TGAGCATGAGTTTGATCCAGATTCTTATAGAATTCCTTTTGTGATTTTGTCTCTGAAGACATTTGCTCCCCAAGTTCACAGTCTTCTACAGACACATGAGGGTACTGTGCCTTTACTAAg ttttCCTGATTGTTATATGTCAGAGTTCAGTGATCTTGAAATGGTGCCAGAAGGCCAGGGTGGTGTTCCTTTAGAACATCTAATTACCTGTGTTCCTGGAGTTAACATTGCCACTGCCCAAAATGGCATTAAAGTTATTAAATGGATACATAACAAACCACCACCTCCTACTACAg atccTTGGCTTCTACGTTCTAAGAGCCCTGTAGGTAATCCACAACTTATTCAGTTCAGTAGAGAAGTGATAGATCTACTTAAAAGCCAACCGTCCTGCGTCATACCTGTCAGTAAATTCATCCCAACATACCATCatcactttgcaaaacaatgcCGTGTGTCTGACTACGGGTATTCTAAATTAATGGAGCTGCTAGAAGCAGTGCCTCATGTACTGCAA attctTGGTATGGGTTCCAAACGCTTGTTAACTCTAACGCACAGAGCTCAAGTGAAGCGCTTTACTCAAGACTTACTGAAGCTTCTCAAATCCCAGGCCAGTAAGCAAGTTATTGTGAGGGAATTCTTACAGGCTTATCACTG GTGTTTCTCCAAGGACTGGGATGTTACTGAGTACGGAGTGTGTGAATTGGCTGATATAATATCAGAAATTCCAGATACAACCATCTGTTTGTCACAGCAAGACAATGAAATGGTAATTTGTATTCCCAAAAGAG aacgTACACAAGAAGAAATTGAAAGAACCAAACAATTTTCTAAAGAGGTAGTAGATTTACTGCGCCATCAACCTCATTTTCGAATGCCCTTCAATAAATTTATTCCTTCTTATCACCACCACTTTGGTCGTCAGTGCAAACTTGCTTACTATGGTTTTACAAAACTACTTGAACTCTTTGAAGCCATACCAGATGTCTTACTT GTATTGGAATGTGGGGATGAGAAAATTCTCACACTCACGGAGGTGGAACAAGTCAAAGCAATTGCTGCCCAGTTTGTTAAACTGCTGCGGTCTCAGAAAGACAACTGCCTTATGATGACTGATTTACTGACAGAGTACAGTAAAACATTTGGATACACACTGCGTCTTCATGACTATGATGTTAGCTCAGTTCCAGCTTTAATGCAGAAACTTTGCCATGTTGTAAAG GTTGTTGACACAGAGTCTGGCAAGCAAATTCAGCTGATAAATAGAAAATCTCTGCGGACTCTGACTGCCCAATTGCTAGTCTTGTTGATGTCCTGGGATGGAACGTCCTTTCTCTCTGTTGAACAGCTTAAACAGCATTATGAAACAACCCACAGTACTTCACTTAATCCATGTGAATATGGATTTATGACCTTAACTGAACTCCTGAAGAGTCTGCCTTACTTGGTTGAA GTTTTTACCAATGGTGCAACAGAAGAATATGTGAAGCTTACAAATCTGTATATGTTTGCAAAGAATGTAAGGTCCTTACTTCACACTTACCATTATCAGCAGATCTTTCTTCATGAGTTCTCACTAGCATATAGCAAATACACAGGAGAAGTGCTGCAACCTAAAGCATATGGCTGCAATAATTTAGAAGAGCTCTTGGGAGCAATTCCACAG gTGGTCTGGATTAAAGGGCATGGCCATAAGAGAATTGTGGTACTAAAGAATGATATGAAAA CTCGTTTTAGCTCACCTAGTTTTCCCCCTGCTGATCACGTGGATGATCATGGAAATCAACTTGCTGACAATAATGGACATATTATGGAGACCCCAGGATCCACTTCATCAATGGAACTAAGTCTAGGAACACCTAACAACG TTTCTAATCAAACTGAGCAAGAACTTCTTTGCCTCACAAATACATCTCCCATTGACCTCTTGTGTGAGCCAGTTCCTTCCTGCCTACCATCTCCGCAACTGAGACCCGATCCAGTGGTTCTTGAGTCTGCAGACCTCATTCAGTTTGAGGAACGCCCTGCCCCTCTCTGTG AGATAATGAttttaacagaagaagaaaaacaaagaattgtTACCACAGCTCAAGAAAAATTGACTTCTGGTTCTGTGGTATCTAACACCACAGAGAATGCTTCAGTGTCTCCCTGTCAGTTCTCTGAAACCCAACTCAGCAAGGAAGCAATGGACAGCCCAGccaaaaagcaacacaaaaacaAGGTGAAATTGGCAGCAAACTTTTCACTTGCACCTGCAACCAAGCTttaa